A genomic stretch from Fusobacterium simiae includes:
- a CDS encoding MBL fold metallo-hydrolase has protein sequence MIYYIYHSAFAIELKKSILIFDFYKFPSNKKNEKNEFFNRFIKRADKKVYVFSTHSHPDHFNKEILTWSEMNENIKYILSDDIKIHKHKNFYFTKEDDSFELDNLKINTFGSTDLGSSFYINTENENIFHSGDLHFWHWEDDTPEEEKTMYDAYILQLQKIKRLDRIDIAFVPVDPRLGVNTLEGVELFYKILEPKIIIPMHFSDDYSKMKAFIDKFKNIDDVNVIEITDSMEKILE, from the coding sequence ATGATTTATTATATCTACCATAGTGCTTTTGCTATAGAATTAAAAAAAAGTATTTTAATATTTGATTTTTATAAATTTCCTAGCAATAAAAAAAATGAAAAAAATGAATTTTTTAATAGATTTATAAAAAGAGCTGATAAAAAAGTTTATGTATTTTCTACCCATAGTCATCCTGATCATTTTAATAAAGAAATTTTAACTTGGTCAGAAATGAATGAAAATATAAAATATATTTTAAGTGATGATATAAAAATACATAAACATAAAAATTTTTATTTTACCAAAGAAGATGACAGCTTTGAATTAGATAATTTAAAAATAAATACTTTTGGTTCGACAGATTTAGGTTCATCATTTTATATAAATACAGAAAATGAAAATATATTTCATTCTGGAGATTTACACTTTTGGCATTGGGAAGATGATACACCAGAGGAAGAAAAAACTATGTATGATGCCTATATATTACAACTTCAAAAGATAAAAAGATTAGATAGAATAGATATAGCCTTTGTACCAGTAGACCCAAGATTAGGAGTTAATACATTGGAAGGAGTAGAATTATTTTATAAGATTTTAGAACCTAAAATAATAATTCCTATGCACTTCTCAGATGATTATAGTAAAATGAAAGCTTTTATAGATAAATTTAAGAATATTGATGATGTTAATGTTATAGAAATAACAGATAGTATGGAAAAAATATTGGAGTAA